The Pseudonocardia broussonetiae DNA segment CGCGGCGCCGTCGACGATGCCGGAGCTGTTGCCGGCGTGGTGCACGTGGTCGATCTGCTCGACCCAGTGGTACTCCTGCAGCGCGACGGCGTCGAAGCCGCCCGCCTCGCCCATCATCGCGAACGAGGGCTTGAGCCCGGCGAGGCTCTCCAGCGTGGCGCCCGCGCGGATGAACTCGTCGTGGTCGAGGATCGTCAGCCCGTTGCGGTCCTTGACCGGCACGACGGACTTGGCGAAGTAGCCGTTGGCCCACGCCTTGGCCGCGCGCGCCTGCGACTCGACGGCGAACGTGTCGACGTCCTCGCGGCTCCAGCCCTCGAGCGTGGCGATGAGGTCGGCACCGATGCCCTGGGGCACGAAGCCGGTCCGGTAGCTGGTGTCGGGGTCCATCGCCCAGGCGCCGCCGTCGGAGCCCATGGGCACGCGCGACATGGCCTCGACGCCGCCCGCGAGCACCATCTCCTCCATGCCGGAGCGGATCTTCTGCGCGGCGGTGTTGACGGCCTCCAGGCCCGAGGCGCAGAAGCGGTTGAGCTGCACGCCCGCGACGGTGTGGGGCAGGCCGGCGGCGATGGCGGCGGTCTTGGCGATGTCACCGCCCTGGTCGCCGATCGGCGAGACCACGCCGAGCACGACGTCGTCGATCGTGCCGGTGTCGAGCTCGGGGTGGCGGGCGCGCATCTCGTCGATGAGCCCGGTGACCAGCGAGACCGGCTTGACCTCGTGCAACGAGCCCGAGGCCTTGCCTCGGCCGCGCGGTGTGCGGAGGGCGTCGTAGACGAACGCCTCGGGAATCTCAGCCATGCACCTTTGTTACAGCAGCACTGTCACATAGGTCAAGGTGAGGCGTACGGTGCCACCCATGACGGGCCAGCTCACCATCGACCAGCTCGCGGAACGCACCGGGGTCACCGTCCGCACCATCCGCTTCTGGGCCGGCCGCGGCCTCCTCCCGCCGCCCGTCCTGCGCGGGCGCACCGGCCTCTACGGCCCCGAGCACGTCGCCCGGTTGGAGCTGGTCAGCGAGCTGTCGGCGCTGGGCTTCTCGCTGTCGGCGATCGAGGGCCACCTGGGCCGGCTGCCCGAGTCCGCGGGCGCCACGGAGCTCGCGCTGCAGCGCGCCCTGCTCACGCCGTGGGTGCCCGAGCAGCTCGAGGAGGTCGACCGCGCCGAGCTCGACCGCCGCGCCGGGCGCACCCTGACCGGGGCCGACGTCGAGCTCCTGTCCGACCTCGGTGTGATCGACGTCCTCGACGGCGGCCGCGTCCGGCTGCACGGCTCCGGCACCCTCGGCGAGGGCCTGGCCGTGATCGACTCCGGGCTGCCCGTCGACGTCTGGCGCCGCGCCCACGAGCTCATCGAGCAGCACACCACCGCGCTCGCCGAGGACCTCATGAAGGTCTTCCAGGACGAGGTGCTCCAGCCCTACCGCGACCGCGGCCGCCCCGCCGACGAGCGCACCCGGCTCGCGCAGGCCTTCTCCCAGCTGAAGCCGATCACGGTGCGCGGCGTCGTCACGGCGTTCGGGCGGGCGGTGAACCGGACCATCCGCGAACGGATCGGATAGGTTCGCCCCATGCGGGTCCTACGCGCCGCCGGTCACTTCGCGGTCCCCGAGGGCGAGCCCAACCAGTACCGCGAGCACCTGCGCGCGAGCGACCTGTCGGTGGGCACCTACTGCATCCCCGTCGGGGGCAAGGACGGCCAGCACCCGCACGGCGAGGACGAGGTCTACGTCGTCGTGCGCGGGCGGGCGCGGCTGGTCTCGTCCTCCGTCGACGTCGAGATCGGCCCCGGCAGCGTGGTCTACGTGCCGGCGGCGGAGGAGCACCAGTTCGTCGACGTCAGCGAGGACCTCTCGATCGTCGTCGTGTTCGGCCCGGCGGAACGGACGCGCGGATGACCTTCACCCACCGGCACCGCGTCCGCTACCTCGAGGTCGACGGCCAGGGCGTCGTGTTCAACTCGTGGTACCTCGCCTGGTTCGACGACGCCATGACCGCGTTCCTGGCCGACCGCGGCCTGCCCTACGCCGACATGCTCGCCTCGGGCCACGACGTGCAGCTCGTGCGCTCGGAGATCGACTGGCGCACCGGCGTCGGGTTCCAGGACGAGGTCGACATCGCCGTCGCCACCGCCCGCACCGGCACCACCTCCTTCGCGCTCGACTTCGAGGTGCGCCGCGGTGCGGAGGTCACGTGCGCGGGCCGGACGGTGTACGTCGTGGTGGCCACCGACGGCTCCGGCAAGCGCCCGATCCCGCCGCTCATCGCCGACGCGCTCGGCGAGCCGGCCCCGCTCCTCGCGATCTGACCGCCGCCGTTCCGCTGCGTGGGACACGTCTCATTCCGGGACACGCAACCGGTGCACCCTGTGGGCACACTGCGTCGTGTCCGCGCCGCTGCCGACTCCGGAGGTCCCGATGTTCGCCGTCCCCGACGGTCCGCTGACCCGCGAGGTCTGGATGCGCTACGCGCTCGTCCGCATCCAGGAGCTCGTCGACAAGCCGCGCGCGGAGATGACCGACACCGAGCTGAGCATCTACACGTTCGCCACCGCGGCCCTGTCCGGCGGCCAGCCGATCATCCCGCTCGGGGCGCCGGGGCTGCACGCGGTCGGCTCCGACCGCGCCCGGCTGTGCCGGGTGTGCGGCGCCGAGTGGCCCCTGCGGGGCGCCGCCCAGCACGTCGCCGGCTGCCCGATCCGCACCGCGACCGCCTGAGGACCGCCACCACCTGAGGACCGCCACCGGCGGCGCGGGTCACCGGGCGGGCAGCACCCGCCCGCGCACCTCGCCCAGCTCCAGGCGCCCGCCGCCGACCGCGGGCGCCGTCGCGGCGATGACGACCTCGTCGCCGTCCTCCAGGTAGGTCCGGCTGGCGCCCCCGCCGACCGCGACCGGCTCGGTGCCGCCCCAGCTCAGCTCCAGCAGGCAGCCGCGCTGGTCGCGGCGGGCGCCGGAGATCGTGCCGGAGCCGAGCAGGTCGCCCGCGCGCAGCGGCGTGCCGTTCGTCGTCAGGTGGGTGACGAGCTGGGCCGCGGTCCAGTGCAGGTCCACCGCGGGCGGCCGGGACACGGTCGCGCCGTTGACCAGCAGCTCGCAGGCCACGTCGAGCCCGCGGTCGGTGGAGCCCTGGAGGTACGACGGCGGCGCGGGGTCGCGCGGGGGCGGGTCGGTCCACGCGGCGGCGAGCTCGTCGAGCGGCGTGACCCACCCGGAGACCGACGTGGCGAACGACTTGCCCAGCAGCGGCCCGAGCGGGCGCGACTCGAACGCCTGCACGTCGCGCGCCGACCAGTCGTTGAGCAGCACCACCCCGAAGACGTGGTCGAGCGCGTCCTCCATCGCCACCGGGCCGCCGGAGGCGCCGAGCACGAACCCCAGCTCGACCTCGACGTCGAGCTGCCGGGTCGGCGCGAGCTCACCCGCGGCGACCTGCCCGCGCGGGCGCTGCACCGGCGTCCCCGTGACGCGCACCGTGCCCGCCCGGCCGTGGTAGCCGACCGGCAGGTGCTTCCAGTTCGGCGGGAGCGCGGCGCCGGAGGGGCGGGCGATCGTGGCGGCGTTGAGGGCGTGCCGCTCGCAGGCGAAGAAGTCGACGTAGTCGGCGACGGTGAACGGCAGCCGCAGCTCCAGCCCCGCCGGCGGCAGCACGTAGGGCGCGTGGTCCTCCCGCAGCCGCGACGCGAGCCAGCCGTGCACCTCCCGCCACGCCGGGCGGCCCGCGGCGAGCAGCGGGTCGAGCGTCGTGGCGGCGAGCAGCTCCGGGTGCGGGCCGCCCTCGACGTCGGCGAGCGACCCGACGTCGACGACGCCCTCCGCCGACCGCGCCACCACCCGCCCGGGTCCCGGACGGCCCGCCCCACCCACGACCCCCAGCGCCAGGCTCCGCATGCCCGGCACCGTAGCCGGGATCGCCGGGCCGGTCAGGTGTGCTGGTCGGTCAGGTGTGCTGGGCCCGGTAGCGCGACGGCGTGGTGCCGACGTGCCGGGCGAAGGACGCGGCCAGGTGGCCGGGGCTGCTGAACCCGCAGGCGTACGCGATCCGGGTGACCGGCTGGTCGGTCCCCCTGAGCAGCCGCTGCGCCGCCTCGACGCGGAGCTCGGTGAGCCGGCGCATCGGCGTGCGTCCGGTGGTCGCCTTGAACACGCGCAGGAAGTGGTACGGGGACAGACCGGCCACCCCGGCCAGCTCCGACAGGGTCAGCTGCTCCTCCAGGTGCGCGGCCATGTACGCCAGCACGCGCGCGGTGCGGCGCTCCTCCCGCGTCGGCCGCCGCGGCGCGGGCAGGCCGGCGTGGTGGGTCAGCAGGTGAGTGACGAGGAACTGGGCCGCCGACTGCGCGTAGAGGTCCGGTGCGCCCGCCCGCTGCGCCGCCGCCGCGGCTCCCAGCAGCACCGCCGTCGTCGGGTCGTCGGTGCTGAGGCTGTCCAGGACGGGGGTGCCCGCCCGGCCCCACACCTGCTCGGCGATCCCGCGGACGACCGGCCCCGGCACGGTGACCTGCAGGGTGACGACCGGCTCGTCCGAGGTCGCCCGCCACCGCAGCCGCGTCGCGCGCCCGGGCGCCGTGAGACCGAGGGTCCCCGGGGCGTGGACGGCGCCCTGCCAGCGGCCACCGGCCGCGGACTCGATCCACTTGGTGCCGGACTCCAGCAGCACGACCCGCTGCACGTCGGCGGCGGCGATCCGGAAGTCCTCGACCTCCGCGCGGTCGTGCACCCGGCGCAGGGACATCGACGTCCACCCCGGCGCCGACCCGGACCCGGCGGTGGCCCCGCAGGCGGTGCTCCCCGTCGTCGTCATGAGCCCATTCCAGCAGGAGGGCCCGGCCGCCGCCCGGGGGTCCGCCGCACCGGCGCCGCAATCCGGTGGAAGCCGGGGGCAATCGGGTGGAAGCGCATCCGGTCTGCCCCTCCTAGCGTTCCGATCATGACCGCATCCGCAGGATCACCACCCGCCCGCGTCGCCGTCGTGACCGGGGCGTCCGGGGGCATCGGCGCCGCGGTGGCGCAGCGCCTGGCCGCCGACGGGATGGCCGTCGTCGTCGCCTTCGCGGGTCGGCGCGAGCGCGCCGACGAGGTCGTCGACGCCATCACCGCGGCCGGCGGCACGGCCGTCGCGCAGCAGGCCGACGTCGCCGACGAGACCGCGGTCGCCGCGCTGTTCGACCGCACCGAGGAGCTGTACGGCGGCGTCGACGTCGTCGTCCACGCCGCCGGGATCATGCTGCTGTCCCCGCTCGCCGAGCTCGACCTGGCCGACCTCGACCGGATGCACCGGACGAACGTGCGCGGCACCGTGGTGGTCGACCAGCAGGCGGTCCGCCGGCTGCGCACCGGCGGCGCGCTCATCAACTTCTCGACGTCGGTGACGTCCCTGGCGTTGCCCACCTACGGCGCCTACGTCGCGACGAAGGGCGCGGTGGACGCCCTGACGATGGTGCTGGCCAAGGAGCTGCGCGGCCGTGACGTGACGGTCAACGCGGTGGCCCCCGGGCCGACGGCGACGCCGCTTTTCCTGGACGGCAAGGACCAGGAGACGATCGACCGGCTGGCCGCCGCCCCGCCGCTGGAACGGCTGGGGCAGCCCGAGGACATCGCGACCGCGGTGGCGTTCCTGGCCGGGCCCGGCCGGTGGGTCAACGGCCAGGTGCTCCTGGTCAACGGCGGGGTGGCCCGGTGAGCGGCCAGGTCGTGCTGGTCACCGGCGCCTCCAGCGGCTTCGGGGCGATGACGGTGCGCGCGCTGGCCGCGGCCGGGCACACCGTGTGGGCCGGCATCAGGGCCACCGCCGGGCGCAACGCACCGGCGGTCGCGGACCTGCGGGTGCACGCCGACGAGCACGGCGTCGACCTGCGCGCGGTCGAGCTCGACGTGTCCGACCAGGACTCCGTCGACGCCGGCGTCGCGCACGTCCTCGCCGCGTCGGGGCACCTCGACGTGGTCGTGCACAACGCCGGGCACATGGTGCTGGGCCCGACCGAGGCGTTCCTGCCCGAGCAGCTGGCCGCGGCCTACGACGTCAACGTGCTGTCCACCCAGCGGGTCAACCGGGCCGTGCTGCCGCACCTGCGCGCCCGGGGCAGCGGGCTGCTCGTGTGGATCGGGTCCTCCAGCACCCGCGGGGGGACGCCGCCCTACCTGGCGCCGTACTTCGCGGCCAAGGCCGCCGAGGACTCCCTGGCGGTCAGCTACGCGGCCGAGCTCATCCGGTTCGGCATCGAGACCACGATCGTCGTGCCCGGGTCGTTCACCAGCGGCACGAACCACTTCGCCCACGCCGGGCACGCCGCCGACACCGGCGTGGCCGCGGCCTACGACTCCCGCTACGCCGGCCTGGTGGACCAGGTCGGGGCGAAGCTGGCCGAGCTGTCGCCGCCCGACGCCGACCCCGGCGAGGTGGCCCGGGCCGTCGTCGCCGCCGTCGGCGCGGAGCGCGGGAGCCGGCCCTACCGGGTGCACGTCGACCCGGCGGACGACGGCGCCGAGGAGGTCAACGCCGTCGGCGACCGGGTGCGCCGGGACTTCTACCGCCGCATCGGCCTCGCCGACCTGCTGGGTCCTCACGACGGGTGACCTCAGCCGTTCCCGAACGCCTCGAGCGCCACCGGCTCCCACTCCCGCCAGGTGTCCAACCGCTCCTGGTAGATCGCGGCGACGTCGGTGAACGAGCGGCCGAAGAAGACGCGGTGCGGCGGCTCCGCCGCGTCGACCACCCGCAGGAGCGCGGCCCGGGTGGCCGCCGGGTCGCCGACGGCCCACTCCCCGCCGTTCCGCGCCCGGACGGCGTCGTAGGCCGGCATCGGGGCACTGGTCCGGGAGCCGCGGGACAGCCAGTCCGTCGCGTAGGGGCCGGGCTCCACGTTCGTCACGTGGATGCCCAGGCCCTCGACCTCCTGCCACAGCGACTCCGACAACCCCTCCACCGCCCACTTCGACGCGTGGTAGGCGCCGATCCCCGGGTACGCGCGGACCCCGCCCTCGCTCGTCACCTGCACCAGGTGGCCGTGGCCCTGGGCGCGGAAGACCGGTAGCGCCGCCTGCGTCACCCAGACCGCCCCGAAGAAGTTCGTCTCCATCTGGTCGCGGAGCTCGCGCTCGGTGATCTCCTCGACCATGCCGAAGTGGCCGTAGCCGGCGTTGTTGACGACGACGTCCAGCGCGCCGAAGTGCTCGTGCGCCCGCCGCACCGCGGCGTGGACCGCGTCCCGGTCCACGACGTCGAGCTCCAGGGTCAGGACCGCGTCCCCGAACCGCTGCGGGTAGTCCGCGACGGTCTCCGGACGACGGGCGGTGGCCACGACCCGGTCACCGCGCTCCAGGGCCGCCTCGGTCCACAGCCGCCCGAACCCGGTGGACGTCCCGGTGACGAACCACGTCTTCACTGCTCTTCCCATGACTCCACTGTGCGGACGCGACAGGGGCACCACCAGCGAGGGATCGGCACCGCAGCCATGCCGGACAGGACTGGCAGGGGAGGATGGACGGGTGGCCCTGGACGTGTCGACGCAGGCTCTCCGCTCCCTGCGGGCCGTCGCCCGCACCGGCTCGTTCACCGGGGCCGCCGAGCTGCTGGGCTACACGCAGTCGGCGGTGTCCAAGCAGGTCCGCGCCCTGGAGAACGCCGCGGGCGCCGTGCTGTTCACGCGGGCGGCCCGGGGCGTGGCGCCGACCGCCGCCGGGCGGGCCCTGCTGCGCCGGGCCGAGGTGGTCCTGGACCAGCTGGACGCGGCGCAGCACGACATCGCCGCGCTGGGACGCCAGGTCGTCGGCCGCGTCACCCTCGGCGGCTTCCCGACCACCGCGGTGGACCTCGTGCCGCGGGCCCTGGCCCACCTGGGCTCGACCCGGCCGGACGTGGACGTCGACTTCCGGCAGCTGTCCACGCCGGCCCAGCTCCGCCGGCTGCGGTCCGGGCGCCTCGACCTCGCCGTCATCGCCGTCGGCGACGGCCTGCCGGACTACGACCTCCGCGGTCTGACCACCCGGACCCTGCCCAGCGGGCCGCTGCTGGTCGCCGTCCCCGCCGGGCACCGCCTGGCCGGAATCGGACGGGTGTCCCTCGCCGACCTCGCCGCCGAGCGGTGGGTCGTCGGGCAGGGAGCGGAGGGGGAGCCGCAGTTCGGCGTGTGGCCGGCCCTCGAGGGGTCCGAGGTGGTGGCCCGGGCCCGGGACTGGTCCACGCGGCTCGGGTTCGTGGCCGCCGGTCTCGGCGTGACCACCATCCCCGCGCTGGCCGCCGCCGCGGTCCCCGGCGGGGTCGTCACCGTGCGGGTCGACGACCCGGCGCCGCGGGAGCGCCGGCTCACCCTCGCCTGGACCGGTGAGCCGGGGCCGGCGGTCGCGGCCGTCCGGGCGGCCCTCGCGACCGCGGCCGCCGCGATGGCGGAGCCGTGGTCGGACCCGGCGTGACCCGTGTCGGCGAGGTCGGGAGGGGTCAGGCGGCGGGGACCATCCGTGCGCGGGCCTCGACCAGCACGCCGTCCAGGCGGTCGCGGGTCTCGGCCAGGTGCCGGGCCTGGGCGTCCACCCGGGCACGCTCCTGCTCCAGCCGGGCCACCATCGCCGGCGTCGTCGTCCCGGAGTAGATGCACGGCAGCAGCTCGACGACGTGCCGCGCGGGCACGCCGGCCGCGAAGAGCAGCTGGATCAGCTCCACCCGCTCGACGGCGTCGTCGGCGTACTCGCGGTGCCCGCCCCCGGTCCGCTGCTCGAGCAGCAGCTGCTGCTCCCCGTACCAGCGCAGCGACCGCGGACTCACCCCGGTCCGCCGCGACAGCTCCCCGATGCGCACGGCACCTCCCTGTGGTGCGCGTCACCGGCTCGACGGTTGAACCTGATACGCGTGTGAGATCCTACCGTCGTCGGCATGGACATCCAGAACGCCACCGCCCTCGTCACCGGCGCCAACCGGGGCCTGGGGCGGGAGATCACCCGGCAGCTGCTCGCCCGCGGCGCCCGCCGGGTCTACGCCACCGCCCGGAACCCCGCGGCCGTCGACGTCCCCGGCGCCACCCCGCTGCACCTCGACGTCACCGACGAGCAGAGCGTGCTCGCCGCCGCCGCGGCCGCGCAGGACGTCGACCTGCTGGTCAACAACGCCGGCATCTCCACGCTCACCGACCTGCTGACCGGCGACCTGGAGCAGGCCCGCGCCGAGATGGACGTGCACCTCTGGGGCACCCTGCGCGTCACCCGCGCCTTCGCCCCCGCCCTGGCCCGGGCCGGGGGCGGCGCGATCGTCAACGTGCTGTCGGTGCTGTCCTTCCGCACCTACCCCGGCAACGGCGCCTACGCCGCGGCCAAGGCGGCGCAGTGGTCGCTGACCCACAGCACGCGCCTGGCCCTCGCGGCGCAGGGCACCCAGGTCCTCGGCGCGCACCTGTCCTCGACCGACACCGACATGATGGCCGGCTGGGACGTGCCCAAGAACGACCCGGCCGACGTCGTCCGTGCGATCCTCGACGGCCTGGAGGCCGCGCTCAGCGAGGTGCTGGTCGACGACGACTCCCGGGAGGCCAAGCGACTGCTGTCCGCCTCGCCGGAGGAGCTGCACGCCCCGGTGGCCGGCTGACCCGGTCAGCCCAGCTCGTAGGTGAAGGCGTACGTGTGCTCGCCCTCGGGCGACCGGTCGATCGTCAGCCGCCCGGTCAGGCCGCGCAGCGCGCCGGTGGCCGAGTCGGGCACGACGTCGACGGTCATGTCGCCGCCGCTCGCGCTGCCGACGGCGGAGTGCCGGAGCACGAACGTGCCGCTGCGGCCGTCGACCGAGACCGCGAGCCGCTCGATCCCGACGTACGCGGCCGACGGGTCGGCGATCGCCTGCAGCAGCTGCATCGCGCTCGTGCCGCTGACCCCGCCCTCGAAGGTCTTCGTGCCGGCCACCCGCACGAGCCTCGCGCCCTCGGCGTCGTCGTAGACCTCCTCGTCCCAGGAGGTGAGGTCGAACCGTCCGGTCGTCGTCATGGGCCCATCCTCGCGGCCCGCGCGCGGTGGGGATTGGAGATCCGCGACAGCCCGTGTGCGAACGGCACTCCCACCCGACCTGGTTGGGCGAGAGTGCCGTTCGCGCGGGGTCACTTGCGGGTGACCGACTCCAGGTACCGCTGCGTCCAGCCGTCGGCTGCGCGGCGGATCCACAGGTCGATCGTGTCCGCCTCCTCCGCGCCGGCGTCGTCCATGCGGGCGAGGGCGTCGCGGCGGAGCTGGGCCTTGGTGAACGCGAACGTGTCGGCGGGGATCCTGTCCGCCATCGCCAGGGCGCGCTCGACCGCGGCGGGCAGCAGGTCGTCGGCGGGCAGCACCTCCTCGACCAGGCCGAGCGCCCGCGCCTCGCCGGGCAGGTGCGTGGCCGCGCCGGTGATCAGCGTGCGCGCCACCTGGTCGCCGACGGCGTAGCGGACAACCTCCACCGCCACCCGGGGCAGCGGCACGCCCACCACCAGCTCGGGCAGCCCGATCCGGGCGCTCCCGTCGGCCATCAGCACGACGTCGGCGGCCGCGGCGAGCACCGCACCACCGGCGATCGCATGCCCGTTGACGGCCGCCACCACCGGCTTGCGCAGCTCGAACACGCTGCGGAACAGCCCGTCGAGCGCGGGCACGAACCGCCGCGCGTAGGGCTCGCCGTCGGTGACGAGCCGGCGCAGGTCCGCGCCCGCCGAGAAGGCCCGTCCCGCCCCGGTGAGGACGACGGCCCGCGCCGGGTCCGTCGCCAGTGCCTGGAACCGGTCGGCGACCGCGTCGCACAGCTCGGGGTCCAGGGCGTTGACCGGTCCGTGGGCCAGGCGGAGCACCGCGACATCGCCGTCGCGCTCGAGTTCGATCACGAACCGGGACGGTACCGGCCGCGGTCTCATGGCAGGCTGCGCATGAGCCGTCCGTCACCGATCGATGGAGAGATCACCATGCCGCAGAGCGTCCGCGGGGTCGTCGCCCACAAGAAGGGCGAGCCCGTCTCGGTCGAGACGATCATCGTCCCCGACCCCGGTCCCGGCGAGGCCGTCGTCCAGGTCCAGGCGTGCGGGGTGTGCCACACCGACCTGCACTACCGCGAGGGCGGCATCAACGACGAGTTCCCGTTCCTGCTCGGCCACGAGGCCGCCGGGATCGTCGAGGCCGTCGGCGAGGGCGTCACCGACGTCGCCCCCGGCGACTTCGTGATCCTCAACTGGCGCGCCGTCGACGGCACCTGCCGCGCGTGCCGGCGCGGTGAGCCCTGGTACTGCTTCTCCACCCACAACGCCGCCCAGAAGATGACGCTGGAGTCGGGCCAGGAGCTCTCCCCCGCGCTCGGGATCGGCGCGTTCGTCGAGAAGACCCTCGTCCACGCCGGGCAGTGCACCAAGGTCGACCCGGCGGTCAAGCCCGAGGTCGCGGGCCTGCTCGGCTGCGGGGTCATGGCCGGCATCGGCGCGGCCATCAACACCGGCGGCGTCGGGCGCGGCGACTCCATCGCCGTCATCGGCTGCGGCGGCGTGGGTGACGCCGCGATCGCGGGCGCCCGACTCGCCGGCGCGTCGACGATCATCGCGATCGACATGGACGACCGGAAGCTGGAGTGGGCCAAGGGCTTCGGCGCCACCCACACCATCAACGCCCGCGAGCGCGACGTCGTCGAGGCCGTCCAGGAGCTCACCGACGGCAACGGCGCCAACGTCGTCGTCGACGCCGTGGGCCGCCCGGAGACCTTCAAGCAGGCCTTCTACGCCCGCGACCTCGCCGGCACCGTCGTCCTGGTCGGGGTCCCCACCCCCGACATGACCGTCGACCTCCCGCTCATCGACGTGTTCGGGCGCGGCGGCTCCACCAAGTCCTCCTGGTACGGCGACTGCCTGCCCAGCCGCGACTTCCCGATGCTCGTCGACCTGCACCTGCAGGGCCGCCTGCCCCTGGAGAAGTTCGTCAGCGAGACCATCGCCCTCGACGGGGTCGAGGCCGCGTTCGAGAAGATGCACAAGGGCGAGGTCCTGCGCTCGGTGGTGCTGTTCTGATGGCGCCGATCGACCACCTCGTCACCTCCGGCACGTTCTCCCTCGACGGCGGCACCTGGGACGTCGACAACAACGTCTGGATCGTCGGCGACGAGAACGAGGTCGTCGTCATCGACGCCGCCCACGACGCCGACGCCATCGCCGCCGCGGTCGGGGGCCGCACCGTCAAGGCCGTCGTGTGCACCCACGCCCACGACGACCACGTCAACCAGGCCCCCGCCCTGGCCGACCGCTTCTCCGCGCCGATCCTGCTCAACCCGAACGAGTCGGTGCTGTGGGACATGACCTGGCCCGACCGCAGGCCCGACGGCGAGCTCGCCGACGGCCAGGTCATCACCGTCGGCGGCATCGAGCTCCGCGTGCTGCAGACCCCCGGCCACTCCCCCGGCTCCTCCTGCCTCTACTCGGCGGAGCTGGGCACGGTGTTCTCCGGCGACACCCTGTTCCAGGGCGGTCCCGGCGCCACCGGCCGGTCGTACTCGAGCTTCGACACGATCATCGAGTCGATCCGCACCACCCTGCTGACGCTGCCCGGGGCCACCACCGTCCGCACCGGCCACGGCGACTCCACCAGCATCGGCGACGAGCTCCCGCACCTGGAGGAGTGGATCGCGAAGGGCAGCTGATCGGTAGCACGTCAGTACTGTCTCGGCCGCGTGGAGGAAGCGGCCGAGACGATCGGCGCACGGGCCGGCGGTCACCGCCCCGGCCCGATCAGCCGACGAGGGGGTGGATGGCCCAGAACGCCAGCGCCGCCGAGAGCCCGGCCATCGGGATCGTCAGGACCCAGGCCACCGCGATGTTGCCGGCCACGCCCCACCGCACGGCGGACAGGCGCTTGGTGGCGCCCACCCCGAGGATCGACGACGTGATCGTCTGCGTGGTCGAGATGGGGGCCGCGAACACGAAGGCGGTCGTGTAGAGCACCGCCGACGCCGTGGCCTCGGCGGCGAAGCCGCGCGGCGGGTCGAGGTCGATGATGCGCCGGCCCAGCGTGCGCATGATCCGCCAGCCGCCCGCGTAGGTCCCGGCCGAGAGCGCGCCCGCCGACAGGACCACGACCCACCACGGGATGTCGAAGCCCTCGTGGTAGCCGCCGACGACGAGCGCCAGCACGATCACGCCCATCGTCTTCTGGGCGTCCTGCAGCCCGTGGCCCAGCGCCATGGCCGCGGCCGAGACGGTCTGCGCGTAGCGGAACCCGCGCGTCAGCCTGAGGGGGCGGCCGTTGCGGAAGACCCACAGCAGCACGAGCATCACGAGCCCGGCCAGCACGAACCCGACCAGCGGCGACAGCACCATCGGGATGACGACCTTCTGCACGACCCCGTCCCACTGCACCGTGCCCGCCGCGGCCAGCGCGGCGCCGACGAGCCCGCCGATCAGCGCGTGCGACGACGACGACGGCAGCCCGAACCACCACGTCACCAGGTTCCAGACGATCGCGCCGATCAGCGCCGCCAGGACGACGACGAGCCCGGAGATCCCGCTCGGCGCCTCGATGATCCCGCTGCCGACCGTGGAGGCGACCTCGGTGCCGAGGAACGCCCCGACCATGTTCATCACGGCCGCCATGACCAGCGCCGTGCGCGGGGCCAGCGCACGCGTCGAGACCGAGGTGGCGATGGCGTTCGCGGCGTCGTGGAAGCCGTTGGTGTAGTCGAAGCCGAGCGCCACGACGATCACCACGACGACCGCGGCGAGCTCCACTCAGGCCTCCTTGACGGCGATGCTCTCGACGGTGTTCGCCACCGTCTCGAAGGCGTCGGCCGCCTCCTCGAGCGTCTCCACGATCTCCTTGACCTTGAGGACGGTGAGGACGT contains these protein-coding regions:
- a CDS encoding DUF3224 domain-containing protein gives rise to the protein MTTTGRFDLTSWDEEVYDDAEGARLVRVAGTKTFEGGVSGTSAMQLLQAIADPSAAYVGIERLAVSVDGRSGTFVLRHSAVGSASGGDMTVDVVPDSATGALRGLTGRLTIDRSPEGEHTYAFTYELG
- a CDS encoding MerR family transcriptional regulator; the encoded protein is MRIGELSRRTGVSPRSLRWYGEQQLLLEQRTGGGHREYADDAVERVELIQLLFAAGVPARHVVELLPCIYSGTTTPAMVARLEQERARVDAQARHLAETRDRLDGVLVEARARMVPAA
- a CDS encoding enoyl-CoA hydratase/isomerase family protein; translation: MIELERDGDVAVLRLAHGPVNALDPELCDAVADRFQALATDPARAVVLTGAGRAFSAGADLRRLVTDGEPYARRFVPALDGLFRSVFELRKPVVAAVNGHAIAGGAVLAAAADVVLMADGSARIGLPELVVGVPLPRVAVEVVRYAVGDQVARTLITGAATHLPGEARALGLVEEVLPADDLLPAAVERALAMADRIPADTFAFTKAQLRRDALARMDDAGAEEADTIDLWIRRAADGWTQRYLESVTRK
- a CDS encoding SDR family NAD(P)-dependent oxidoreductase, with translation MGRAVKTWFVTGTSTGFGRLWTEAALERGDRVVATARRPETVADYPQRFGDAVLTLELDVVDRDAVHAAVRRAHEHFGALDVVVNNAGYGHFGMVEEITERELRDQMETNFFGAVWVTQAALPVFRAQGHGHLVQVTSEGGVRAYPGIGAYHASKWAVEGLSESLWQEVEGLGIHVTNVEPGPYATDWLSRGSRTSAPMPAYDAVRARNGGEWAVGDPAATRAALLRVVDAAEPPHRVFFGRSFTDVAAIYQERLDTWREWEPVALEAFGNG
- a CDS encoding SDR family oxidoreductase; protein product: MDIQNATALVTGANRGLGREITRQLLARGARRVYATARNPAAVDVPGATPLHLDVTDEQSVLAAAAAAQDVDLLVNNAGISTLTDLLTGDLEQARAEMDVHLWGTLRVTRAFAPALARAGGGAIVNVLSVLSFRTYPGNGAYAAAKAAQWSLTHSTRLALAAQGTQVLGAHLSSTDTDMMAGWDVPKNDPADVVRAILDGLEAALSEVLVDDDSREAKRLLSASPEELHAPVAG
- a CDS encoding LysR family transcriptional regulator; its protein translation is MALDVSTQALRSLRAVARTGSFTGAAELLGYTQSAVSKQVRALENAAGAVLFTRAARGVAPTAAGRALLRRAEVVLDQLDAAQHDIAALGRQVVGRVTLGGFPTTAVDLVPRALAHLGSTRPDVDVDFRQLSTPAQLRRLRSGRLDLAVIAVGDGLPDYDLRGLTTRTLPSGPLLVAVPAGHRLAGIGRVSLADLAAERWVVGQGAEGEPQFGVWPALEGSEVVARARDWSTRLGFVAAGLGVTTIPALAAAAVPGGVVTVRVDDPAPRERRLTLAWTGEPGPAVAAVRAALATAAAAMAEPWSDPA
- a CDS encoding SDR family oxidoreductase, with the translated sequence MSGQVVLVTGASSGFGAMTVRALAAAGHTVWAGIRATAGRNAPAVADLRVHADEHGVDLRAVELDVSDQDSVDAGVAHVLAASGHLDVVVHNAGHMVLGPTEAFLPEQLAAAYDVNVLSTQRVNRAVLPHLRARGSGLLVWIGSSSTRGGTPPYLAPYFAAKAAEDSLAVSYAAELIRFGIETTIVVPGSFTSGTNHFAHAGHAADTGVAAAYDSRYAGLVDQVGAKLAELSPPDADPGEVARAVVAAVGAERGSRPYRVHVDPADDGAEEVNAVGDRVRRDFYRRIGLADLLGPHDG